CTGCCGACCACGCTCGCGCCGACCACCGAACTCGTCGGAACCGCCGCCCGCGGGGCGGGCAGGGACGTCGAAGTCGTCTCGCGGCTGTGCGACGGCGCGTTCGCCGCGCTCGAGCGCGGCGAACGGCAACGACACGACGAGATCATCGCCGAGGAACTCGATCGGCTGGCCGGCGAGGTCGACGTGGTCGTGCTCGCCCAAGCCTCGATGGCGCGGATCGCCGCGGCGCGGGCCGGGGGTGGCACGCCGGTGTTGTCGAGCCCGCGGCTCGCCATGGAACACCTCGCGAACGTGCGGGCGGCCTGCTGACACCGCTTCGTCACCGCATATACGCGGCGACAAGATCTCGGCGGAGGTTGCGGCGCTGCGCCAATGGTGCAGAGCGACGCAGGGTTCCACGATGATTGCTGTGGAACGTGAATGGAAACCTCGAATCCTCGGTCTGGGCGGTACCACCCGTCCCGCGTCAACATCCGAACGCGCGCTGCGCGCCGCGCTGGATTTCGCCGAGCGTGCGGGCGCCCAGACCGACCTCCTGTTGGCCGACGACCTCGCATTCCCGGCGTATGCGCCCGAACGCGGTGCGCCCGAACCGCGCGTCGAGCGCCTGGTGGATCTCGCCCGCCGGGCCGACGGCGTGATCGTCGCCAGCCCAGGCTTCCACGGCGGACCGTCCGGACTCATCAAGAACGCACTGGACCATCTGGAGGAGTTGCGCGGAGACGAACGTCCCTACCTGGATGGACGCGCGATCGGCTGCATCGTCTGCGCCGCGGGTTGGCAGGCAACGGCGACCACGCTCGCGGCGCTGCGATCGACCGCGCATGCGTTGCGGGCCTGGCCTACACCGCTGGGTGTCACGATCAACTCCACCCCTGCAGGCGACGTCGATCCGGTGACGGCCGCGGCGCCGCAGCTTGGTCTGCTCGTCGAACAGGTGGTCGGACTTGCCCGGTGGCGCCACGCGGCCGCCGAAGTCGAGGTGGGGGCGTGACCGGAGGTCACCGGTGCGCGTCGGGTACGGCTTGTCCCGCGAGATGAAAGCCCCGCGGCACGCTATACGCGCAAGCAATTGCGGCGCGCGGGACGAGGCTGGAAGGTGGCGGACAACCCCAGATGAGGAAGTGACTGTGACATCACCGAACCCCGGCACAACAGCGGGCACGGCGCAAACCACCACCGGCGTGCCGGAGTCTGTGGTCGGACCCGGGCTGCACACCGTGATCGAGGGTCTGCAACACCCCGAGGCAGTGTGCTGGTCGGCTGCCGAGCAGATGCTCTATGCGGGCGGTGAGGGCGGCCAGTTGTACCGCTTCGGGCTTGACGGCGCAGCGCTCGAGACGGTGTGCACAGTGCCCGGCGGCTCGATGCTCGGCCTTGCGCTCGACGGCGCGGGCGCAGCGTACGTCTGCGACGTAGGTAACGGGTGTGTCCAGAAGGTCACGCCGGACGGCCGCGTGCGGCGGTACGGCGCCGCGATCGACTACCCGAACTACCCGGTTTTCGACGGCGACGGCAGGCTTTGGGTGTCGGACTCCGGCGCCTGGGGCGAAGCCGCCGGCGGGATCGTGCGGATCGACCCCGATGGCGCGACCGAACGTGTACTCGAAGGTCTGCATTTCGCGAATGGCCTTGCACTACAGGATGACTGGCTGTACATAGTGGAGTCGACCTGGCCTCGGATAGTGCGCGTTCCGCTGTCCGGTGGCGAGCCGGAGCCGGTCGTCGTCCTCGATCGGGTGGTGCCGGACGGCATCGCGTTCGACGCCGACGGTGGGCTGTGGATCGGCTGCTGGCAGCCCAACCGGGTGTACCGACTCGACCCGGACGGCACGCTCGATGTAGTCGTCGACGACTGGTCGGGGGTGTACGCGCCGACGCCGACGAACCTCGCATTCGCCGGGCCCGAGCTCGACGTCCTCGTGCTCGCGTCGCTTGGCACCCTGGTGGTGACCGCCTGTGACCCAGGGTTCCGCGGGGCGCCGCTGCACCTGCCCGTCGGCCTGAACTGACCGCGACCCTGTGTGAGAACGAGAGGATCTGATAAATGAGCGGTGATATCTACGACGCGGTGGTGGTCGGCGCGGGGTTCGCGGGGTTGACGGCCGCACGCGATCTCGCGAAGGACGGCAAGCGGATCCTGATCGTCGAGGCACGCGACCGCATCGGAGGCCGCACCTGGTATCGGCCCTTCGCCGATACCGACTTCGATATCGAGATGGGAGGCAACTGGCTCGACCCCGAGGGCAATGCGGCACTGATGGCCGAGGTCCGGCGCTACGGCGTAGAGCTCACGACTAGCCCGCAGGCCGAGCACCATGTCTCCTTGCTCGACGGCGTCTTGAGCCACGCCGCGTGCCCGATCAGCCGCGAGGACGAAGTCGACCTGCAGCGGTTCGTCGAGGAGGTCAGTGCTCAAGTCAAGCGGATCGACCCGGCGCTGCCGCTGGACACGCAGGACGTCGCCGACCTCGACGTCGCGCTCGATGCCTACCTCGACGGATTCGGATTGTCCGTGACCCTCAAAGAGCTCATGGGCGCATGGATACGCCAGGAAACGGGCTGCCACCTGTCTCAGATCTCGGCCCTGCACCTGATGTCGTGGATTCCGTTGCTCGACAACGACGTTCTGGCGATCGGGCACACTCCGACGCATCGCTTCGCGGCGGGCACGATCGACCTGCTGCAGCGCATGCTGGACGACTCGGCCGCCGAACTACGGCTTTCCACGCCTGTGGTGGCGGTGACGCAGTCGGCCGATCATGTCGAGGTGCGAACGCAGAGCGGGGACGTGCTGCGCGCCCGCGGCGCGGTGATCGCCCTGCCGCTGAACTGTCTGCCCGATGTCACGTTCACCCCGGCGCTGTCCCTCGACAAGGCGGCCGGTGTGGCGATCGGGCAGTCCGGTGCCGCCAAGAAGCTGTGGGCCCTTGTCACCGGCCTGCCGCCGAAGCTGCTGGGAATCGGTGCACACGACGAGCCGATCGATGTGTTCTTCACGGATTTCCCGGCCGACGAGACCGGCCTGGGCGCCGACCTCGTCGTCGGCTTCTCAACCCAGGAACGTCCGCTGGACATTCTCGACCGTGACGATATGGAGGCCGCGTTCCGGCGCTACGTCCCGGAGGCGCGCGTGCTGAAAGTCGATGGCCACGACTGGCTCGCCGACCCATACTCCAAGGGCACGTGGTGTGCGGCGCCTGCCGGTCTGCTGTCGAAGTACGCGTCCGCGCTCGGGGCCTCCGAGGGCCGCCTCGTGTTCGCCGGATCCGACATCGCTCACGCGTTCCGCGGCTGGATGGAGGGCGCCGTGCTGACCGGTGCCACCGCTGCGGAACAGCTCTCGACGATCCTGGCGAGATCCTGAAAATCTGTACACCAACAATCTACGAACATGACAGGAGACCCATGAGTTCTGTACGCGCCCTCCAGGAGTCCGCGTGGGATGCCGAGTGCCGGCACGACGTCGACCGCCTGCTGGACCACTTCCGGCCCGACGCGACGTTCTATGCCTACGGTCAGCCCCCGCAGCAGGGCCATGACGCCATCCGCCGCCTGACTGAGGACTTCTACCGGTCGTATCCCGAACTCGAGATCGATGTCCTGGGCGAGTGGACAAACGGTGACTCGTCAGCCGCCTTCGAATTCCTTGCGCGGCTGAAGGATACCGACGGTGAGCGGTTCACCCTGCGGGGGGTGACCCTGGTCGAGGTCGAGGACGGCAAGTTCAAGACGGTGCGGTACTACGAGGAGACGCCGGTCCCGGTGACGGACTGAGCGTCAACAAGGAGGTGGATCCTGGGCCTGTCGAGGCGTCGGGACTGTGCATGCTGATTCTCGCCACGGATTTCAGCCAGCTGATGAACGGTGTGGTCGGCGTCATCCGACGTGCCGAGTACGTTTCGTAGTTTCGAGGACAATCTATGCACACCGCACTGCAACTGTTTGCCACCGACTTCGAGATCCAGATTGACGGCGTGCCAGTCGATCTGGCATCACTGCTTCCCGGCTGGCATCCGTACGACAGGTTCGGGATCGTCGTGCACGAACCCTATGGCGCTATCGGTGCCAGCTACCTAATTCAGGCGGCTATCGTCGCGTTCTACGACGTGCGCCCTGAGCGCCGCGCTGGACGCGGACCGGGCATAGTCGAACCCAACGAGCTGGCGATCTATCCCGAGATCTACGTATTCCATGTCGGCGGCCGCCACGGTGACTACAGCATGTTCGACTTCTGGCCAGCCCGCAAAGAGGTGTTCGTCGACGCCGACGCCCGGTTGGTCCTCGACGCCATCAACGATCGTGCCATCACCCGCCTGGCCGTCCCGGACGGCCCCTCTGCGCCGGTCGAGCACGAATACAAGGAGCCCGCTGCTGCCCGCGACCGGATCCGGAGTGTGTTCGCCTACTCGGCGACCGGTCGGGTTGATCCGGCTGATATTGAGATCCGGGGCGTCGGGTCTGCGGTGGAAAGTAATCCGCGTGACGTCTTGGATCCCGTGAGGATGTGCACCGAGGTGTCGGCTCCGGGGTTCGGACGGCTCGATTCCACCGATCCTGTTCTGCTGCAACGCGAGTGGGCTCGGCTGGTGTTGGAACGCGCCGACGAGGCGTCGCACGGCCTCGAAGTCGCGCGGGCACGTCGAGATGCGCTGCGAGAGGTGTCCGGCCTGTGTGAGACGTACCGACGGATCAGCGTCGACGATGCGTTGACTCGCCTGGTGCAGGCAATATAAAGGGCGGCACCCGTTTTCGGGTGCCGCCCTCGTAGCAGTTCGGCTGCTAGCTAGTCGGTGTTCCAGATGGTGTAGACCTTGCGCACGGTTTCGCGGATGTCCCAGGTGCCGCGCCAGCCGTCGGGCGCGACGAGCACGACACCCGGGCGGATCTCGTGGACGGTGCCGTCGGCGGTGGTGATGGTCCCCGCACCGGTCAGGAAGTGCATCAACTCGGTGTCGCCGTTGCGGGCGGAGTCGAAGCTTCCCGGGGTGCATTCCCAGATACCGCTGCGCCCGCCTGCGTCGCTGTGCAGCACGAGGACAGACTCGACCGGTGCGCCGGACCGAGCGGGTGTGCGTAAGCCGCGGACGGTCAGTTCCACGGTCGCGGGATCGGCGTTGTAGACGATCGCCGGGCTTTCGGCGCCGGTCATGCGTTCGTCACCGCGGGTGGGTTGACCGTCGAGGGCCGCGGACCGAGGGTGGCGATCCTCGGGCCGACCTCGCGTCCGAGGAGCTCGAGATGGCGCCGGTAGGGTTCGGGGTCCCGGCTGAAATCGAAGGTGAACGACAGCAGGGCGCCGATGCCGCCGAGGTCCTCGTTGAACCTCTCGATCTTGTCGACAACCGTGTCGGGGGAGCCGACGATGAAGAAGTTGTCGACCATCCATTCGAGGGTGAGTTCGTCGACACTCATGCCGGGGTCCACAAGTAGCTCGCCCAACGCGTATGGCTTGCCGCCGCGGTCGCGGACGACGCGGAAGGTCGGGAGCACCAGCTCATCCCAGGTGCGGCCGGCCGGCCCGGTGAGGAACAACCTGCGGGCCTCCTCGTCGGTCTCGGCGACGAAGACATCGCGCATGACGCGCCAGTTCGCGCGGTCGGGGGTGTGGCCGGCCTCGATCGCCGTCTGCGAGTAGGTTTCCCACTGCCGGCGCAGTGCGCAGATCCCGACCTGCTGACTCATCGGAGAGAAGCCGCGCCGCGCGGCGTCGGCGAAGGTCGGTGACGTGGGCTGGACGCCGGTCATCACCACCTCGGGTCGTGGCCGTTGGAAGGGTTTGAGGTGCGGGCCGTTCCACTGCTCGGAATGCGCCGGCATGTCGACGGTCCAGAACTGGCCCTCGATGCGGAACGGGCCACGACGGGTCCAGATGGCCTCGATGATGTCGATGGCCTCGTCCATCATCTTCGCGTTGCCCTGCCCGACGCCGAACAGCTGGCCGTCGGTGGGGAAAGAGCCGGGCGCGAAGCCCGCGATGTACCGCCCACCGGTCATGTGGTCGAGGTACATGAGCCGGCTCGCCAGTGCGACGGGGTTGTGGTAGGGCAGCAGGTGGGCAGCCGCACCGAGCCGCAGGCGCTGGGTCTCGCGACCGGCCGCCGCGATCATCAGATCCGGAGCCGGGTTGGGCTCGTGACCGATGGTGTGGTGTTCGGCGAAGAACAGCTCCGCCAGGCCGTATTCATCTGCCCACCTCGCGATCTGGAGATCCCATTCGATCACCTCCTGCAACGTCCGCCGTCCGGCGACGTACTCCTGCGCGTACGGCGGGCTGAAAAGTCCGAGTTCCATGGCTTCGTTCGATTCCTTAGTCGTGTGTCGATCGATACCTTTTCAAGGTCGGGGAGCGAAGGCGTCCCCACAATTGATGCCGACCTCAAAAAGTCGGGTTCCGGCTGTCGACGGGTACAACTTCTTAGATCGCGGGCCAAGGTGATGTCCCCGGTTCATGTCCGCACACAGTGGCGTGCCGCAGGAGCGGCCGGAAAGCTTTCCGCCATGGTTAATCGGCTGGAAGGCAAGGTTGCGCTGGTCACCGGCGCGGCACAGGGACAGGGTGCTGCACACGCGGATCTGCTTGCGCGTCAGGGGGCGCGGGTGATCGCGACCGACGTGCTCGACGAGCAGGGCGAGGCGCTCGCCGAACAGCTCGATGCCGAAGGCCTGCAGGTTGTCTACCGCCACCTCGACGTGGCGTCCGAGAAAGACTGGGCCGCGGTCGTCGCGGCAGTTGATCCCGGCTGGGGCCCGATCAACGTTCTGGTCAACAACGCGGGTATCAGCTCACCTGCCGCCGTCTCGGACGTCAGACTCGACGAATGGAATCGCGTCGTCGCGATCAACCAAACCGGCATTCTCCTGGGTATGCAGGCCGTCATCCCGGGCATGATGGAACTCGGCTCCGGGTCCATCATCAACATCGCATCCTCCTGGGCGCACCGGGGTGGCACCGAGAACGGGTTCATCGCTTATGTCGCGACGAAGGCCGCCGTCCTCGGGATCACCCGCAATGCCGCGATGAACCTCGGCAGACACGGAATCCGGGTGAACTCCGTGTCGCCGGGATATGTACGGACACCGCAGGTCGAGTACGCGGAGAAGACCGAGCCCGAGCGGGTCGCCAACGACGTGGCGAAGATCCCTATGCGGCGTATGGCCCGCCCCGCCGAGATCGCCAAGACGATCGCCTTCCTCGCGTCCGACGACTCCTCGTACACCACTGGTGTCGACATGCTCGTCGACGGCGGCCTGAACCTCACCTGACCACCCTGTCAAGGGTGTTCCAACAACCAATGAACATGGAGTGTCGCGCATGTCGATCGGCGGTCGAATGAACCCGGGCGTGAGACCGGTCGGCTTCATCGCCGACGACATCACCGGGGCGACGGACCTGGCCAGCGCGCTCGCGAAACGCGGGCTCGACACCCGGTTCGCCTTCGGCACCACCGCGGTGCCGGACGACGGAGGGGATGCGATCGTCGTCGCCCTGAAGATCCGCGCCGTGCCTGCGGCCGAGGCGCGTGCAGCCGCGACGGAGGCCGCGAAGGCACTGCTCGCCGTCGGCGCCGAGCAGCTGTTCTCCAAGTACTGCAGCACATTTGATTCGACCGCGGACGGCAACATCGGACCCGTCGCCGATGCGCTCATCGACATGACGGGCGCTCGGCGAGTCGTGCACTGCCCGTCCTACCCGGCGAACGGGCGAACGGTCTATCTGGGCCATTTGTTCGTCGGTGACCAGTTGCTCAGCGAGTCACCGATGCGCGACCATCCGCTCAATCCGATGCGGGATTCGTATCTGCCGCGCCTGCTCGCCGCGCAGACACAGCGCGGTGTCGCGTCGATGAGACTGTCCGTCCTCGACGCCGGATCGGAGGCAATTGCGTCGTGCCTGAACGAGATTACCGAACAGAGCGTCGGCGCCCACCATGTCGTCGCCGACGCCGTCCGGGATGCCGACCTCGACGCGATTGCCTACGCCACGACGGGTGACGGGCTCGCGGCGGGCGGTGCCGGGTACGGAGCTGCCTTCGCCGCGGCGGCGCATGCTCGCGCCGGTCACCGGACTGCGGATACCGGGCAGCGGCCCGTACCACCGCCCGGGCCGACCGCGATGCTGGCGGGCAGCCTCTCCGGTGCGACGCGCGAACAGGTGCAGACGTTCGACGGGCCGACACTGACCCTCGGTGTCATCGACCTCGTCGACGGGGACCATGCGGTGCAACGCTCGCTCGAATTCGCCGAACACCGCCTGGCCGAAGGACCGATTCTGATCACCACCGACCACGATTCCGTCGGGATACGAGCGGGCGCGACCGGGCTGAGCCGGGCACAGGCCGCCCGCAGAATCGAAACGGCCATGGGCCGCATCGCGGTTGGGCTCACGAAGCTCGGCGTCCGCCGGCTGATCGTCGCCGGTGGGGAGACCTCGGGTGCGGTGGCCGAGGCGCTCGCCCTGCGGTCGGCGCGGATAGGACCTGACATCACCGTCGGCGTCCCATGGCTGGTGGTCGATGACCGCAAACTGGCGGTCGCCTTCAAGTCGGGCAACTTCGGCGGGCCGTCGTTCTTTCGCGATGCGGTAAAGGTGGCGGGACCGTGAGCTTCGAGGACGCACAGCGGACCCAGATGGTGCGACTCGGCGCCGCCCTGTACGAACGGGGACTGACTCCGGGCCGCACCGGAAACCTCAGCGTCCGGGCGGGGGACCGGATCATGGTCACACCGACCAATGCGTGTCTGGGCCGGCTCGACCCCGAGCGACTCGCCGTGACATCGCTCGACGGGCAGCACCTCTCGGGAGACCTGCCGTCCAAAGAGCTCGTCCTGCACCGCGCCCTCTATCGGCACCACCCCGCGTGTACCGCGGTGGCACACCTGCACTCCACCTGCGCAGTCGCCGTCTCGTGTCTACCGAACCTGTGTCCCGACGACGTACTGCCGCCGATCACCCCGTATTTCGTCATGCGCGTCGGACGCCTGCCGCTGATCGACTATGCGCCGCCTGGAAGCCCTGAGCTCGCCCAGTTGGTATCGAGGGCGGCAGAGCGCTCCCGCTCGGTGTTGCTGCGCAACCACGGGTCACTCGTCGCGGCGCAGTCGCTCGAGGGCGCGGTCGATGCCGCGGAGGAAATCGAGGAGACCGCGCGCCTGCACCTGCTCTTGGAAAACCGTTCGCCGACGTTGCTGACAGCCCAAGCGGTGGCAGAGCTGCACCGCCGTTTCCCCGCGACCGCCTGACACCCGTTGACCCACAATACGATCCCGTCCCACATTGCCGACCATTGGAGCAACATGAGGCCATTTCAGGAGCTTTCGCCGACCGTGGCGCCGAAACCGACCCAGCCTCGGCTCGGCGGCAACATGGGCGTCATCAGTTTGATCTTCACCGTCATGGCCTTCAGCGCACCGGCTGTGGCTTTCCTCGGGTTCATCCCCGTGGCCATCGCTTTGGGTAACGGTGTCGGCACGCCGGTGGCCTTTCTGGCCTGCGGGGTCGTGGTAGCGCTCGTGGCCGTGGGGCTCACCAGAATGGCTCGGAGCCTGCCGAACCCCGGTGGCTTCTACGCGTTCATCAGTGCCGGCCTGGGCAAGACCGTCGGCCTCGGTGCCGGATTCGCCGCGATCATCATCTATTACGTCGCGTGCATGAGCACCTACGCACTGGGCGGTATCGCCATGAGGACGATCGTCGCCGACGTCTTCCACGGGCCCGCCCTGCCGTGGTGGATCTTCGCCGCGGCACTCTGGGGGATCGTCGGAGTGCTCGGCTACTTCAGAGTCGATTTCTCCGCCCGGGTATTGACGGTTTTCCTCGGGCTCGAGTTACTGCTCCTGGCCGCCTACGACGTTTCGGTGTTGATCCGCGGCGGAGCCGACGGTCTGTCCCTGGATTCGTTCCATCCGGAGAACATCTTCTCGGGTTCGGTGGCCATCGCGTTCATGTTCGGCGTCGGGTTGTACGGCGGGTTCGAGGCGACGGTGATCTTTCGTGATGAGGTGCGTACCCCGGAGCGGACGATTCCGCGGGCGACCTACGCGGTTGTGGCGTTGCTGGCCGTGATGTATTCGCTGACGGCGTGGCTGTTCATCAACGCGTACGGCCCCGTGGCGGTTCTCGATGTCGTCACGGCCGATCCCACCGCCGCAGCGACCGCGAGCATCAAGGAATTCACCGGCGAGTTCGCCTACACCATGGCAACCGTGCTGTTGCTGACGAGCGCGTTCGCCTCCAGCCTGGCCGCGCACTCTTTCACCACGCGATACGCCTTCAACCTCAGCGCCGACAAGATCCTGCACCATTCGCTCAGCCGGGTGCACAACACCCAGCTCTCCCCGCACCGCGCGTCGATCGC
This region of Mycolicibacterium goodii genomic DNA includes:
- a CDS encoding nuclear transport factor 2 family protein, with the protein product MSSVRALQESAWDAECRHDVDRLLDHFRPDATFYAYGQPPQQGHDAIRRLTEDFYRSYPELEIDVLGEWTNGDSSAAFEFLARLKDTDGERFTLRGVTLVEVEDGKFKTVRYYEETPVPVTD
- a CDS encoding cupin domain-containing protein, whose protein sequence is MTGAESPAIVYNADPATVELTVRGLRTPARSGAPVESVLVLHSDAGGRSGIWECTPGSFDSARNGDTELMHFLTGAGTITTADGTVHEIRPGVVLVAPDGWRGTWDIRETVRKVYTIWNTD
- a CDS encoding SMP-30/gluconolactonase/LRE family protein, with amino-acid sequence MTSPNPGTTAGTAQTTTGVPESVVGPGLHTVIEGLQHPEAVCWSAAEQMLYAGGEGGQLYRFGLDGAALETVCTVPGGSMLGLALDGAGAAYVCDVGNGCVQKVTPDGRVRRYGAAIDYPNYPVFDGDGRLWVSDSGAWGEAAGGIVRIDPDGATERVLEGLHFANGLALQDDWLYIVESTWPRIVRVPLSGGEPEPVVVLDRVVPDGIAFDADGGLWIGCWQPNRVYRLDPDGTLDVVVDDWSGVYAPTPTNLAFAGPELDVLVLASLGTLVVTACDPGFRGAPLHLPVGLN
- a CDS encoding aldolase, coding for MSFEDAQRTQMVRLGAALYERGLTPGRTGNLSVRAGDRIMVTPTNACLGRLDPERLAVTSLDGQHLSGDLPSKELVLHRALYRHHPACTAVAHLHSTCAVAVSCLPNLCPDDVLPPITPYFVMRVGRLPLIDYAPPGSPELAQLVSRAAERSRSVLLRNHGSLVAAQSLEGAVDAAEEIEETARLHLLLENRSPTLLTAQAVAELHRRFPATA
- the otnK gene encoding 3-oxo-tetronate kinase, which codes for MRPVGFIADDITGATDLASALAKRGLDTRFAFGTTAVPDDGGDAIVVALKIRAVPAAEARAAATEAAKALLAVGAEQLFSKYCSTFDSTADGNIGPVADALIDMTGARRVVHCPSYPANGRTVYLGHLFVGDQLLSESPMRDHPLNPMRDSYLPRLLAAQTQRGVASMRLSVLDAGSEAIASCLNEITEQSVGAHHVVADAVRDADLDAIAYATTGDGLAAGGAGYGAAFAAAAHARAGHRTADTGQRPVPPPGPTAMLAGSLSGATREQVQTFDGPTLTLGVIDLVDGDHAVQRSLEFAEHRLAEGPILITTDHDSVGIRAGATGLSRAQAARRIETAMGRIAVGLTKLGVRRLIVAGGETSGAVAEALALRSARIGPDITVGVPWLVVDDRKLAVAFKSGNFGGPSFFRDAVKVAGP
- a CDS encoding APC family permease, which translates into the protein MRPFQELSPTVAPKPTQPRLGGNMGVISLIFTVMAFSAPAVAFLGFIPVAIALGNGVGTPVAFLACGVVVALVAVGLTRMARSLPNPGGFYAFISAGLGKTVGLGAGFAAIIIYYVACMSTYALGGIAMRTIVADVFHGPALPWWIFAAALWGIVGVLGYFRVDFSARVLTVFLGLELLLLAAYDVSVLIRGGADGLSLDSFHPENIFSGSVAIAFMFGVGLYGGFEATVIFRDEVRTPERTIPRATYAVVALLAVMYSLTAWLFINAYGPVAVLDVVTADPTAAATASIKEFTGEFAYTMATVLLLTSAFASSLAAHSFTTRYAFNLSADKILHHSLSRVHNTQLSPHRASIAISVATFVGLVPLVLARIPDSTVYGRLSGVYTYTFLLLLILVAFAIPAYLIRHRKTEESIVKPAAASGLAAVILCIALYLATVNFELITGATGALTVVLLLLIYGIVAAGIVMASIYRRKRPEVYARIGRDDTNLTRVDG
- a CDS encoding SDR family NAD(P)-dependent oxidoreductase, translating into MSIDTFSRSGSEGVPTIDADLKKSGSGCRRVQLLRSRAKVMSPVHVRTQWRAAGAAGKLSAMVNRLEGKVALVTGAAQGQGAAHADLLARQGARVIATDVLDEQGEALAEQLDAEGLQVVYRHLDVASEKDWAAVVAAVDPGWGPINVLVNNAGISSPAAVSDVRLDEWNRVVAINQTGILLGMQAVIPGMMELGSGSIINIASSWAHRGGTENGFIAYVATKAAVLGITRNAAMNLGRHGIRVNSVSPGYVRTPQVEYAEKTEPERVANDVAKIPMRRMARPAEIAKTIAFLASDDSSYTTGVDMLVDGGLNLT
- a CDS encoding LLM class flavin-dependent oxidoreductase, with translation MELGLFSPPYAQEYVAGRRTLQEVIEWDLQIARWADEYGLAELFFAEHHTIGHEPNPAPDLMIAAAGRETQRLRLGAAAHLLPYHNPVALASRLMYLDHMTGGRYIAGFAPGSFPTDGQLFGVGQGNAKMMDEAIDIIEAIWTRRGPFRIEGQFWTVDMPAHSEQWNGPHLKPFQRPRPEVVMTGVQPTSPTFADAARRGFSPMSQQVGICALRRQWETYSQTAIEAGHTPDRANWRVMRDVFVAETDEEARRLFLTGPAGRTWDELVLPTFRVVRDRGGKPYALGELLVDPGMSVDELTLEWMVDNFFIVGSPDTVVDKIERFNEDLGGIGALLSFTFDFSRDPEPYRRHLELLGREVGPRIATLGPRPSTVNPPAVTNA
- a CDS encoding NADPH-dependent FMN reductase, encoding MEREWKPRILGLGGTTRPASTSERALRAALDFAERAGAQTDLLLADDLAFPAYAPERGAPEPRVERLVDLARRADGVIVASPGFHGGPSGLIKNALDHLEELRGDERPYLDGRAIGCIVCAAGWQATATTLAALRSTAHALRAWPTPLGVTINSTPAGDVDPVTAAAPQLGLLVEQVVGLARWRHAAAEVEVGA
- a CDS encoding flavin monoamine oxidase family protein; this translates as MSGDIYDAVVVGAGFAGLTAARDLAKDGKRILIVEARDRIGGRTWYRPFADTDFDIEMGGNWLDPEGNAALMAEVRRYGVELTTSPQAEHHVSLLDGVLSHAACPISREDEVDLQRFVEEVSAQVKRIDPALPLDTQDVADLDVALDAYLDGFGLSVTLKELMGAWIRQETGCHLSQISALHLMSWIPLLDNDVLAIGHTPTHRFAAGTIDLLQRMLDDSAAELRLSTPVVAVTQSADHVEVRTQSGDVLRARGAVIALPLNCLPDVTFTPALSLDKAAGVAIGQSGAAKKLWALVTGLPPKLLGIGAHDEPIDVFFTDFPADETGLGADLVVGFSTQERPLDILDRDDMEAAFRRYVPEARVLKVDGHDWLADPYSKGTWCAAPAGLLSKYASALGASEGRLVFAGSDIAHAFRGWMEGAVLTGATAAEQLSTILARS